The window GAGATTCTACCCATCATGTATTTGGAATGTCTCCACTCTAGGAAGCGCTTTGCCCCAAGTACCAGTGACATTTCAGTGGAATGCAACATAAAACGCCGAGTGTCTCCCAGACCAGGTGGTAAGGCTGTGTCCTTGATCAACTTCTAGATTATTGGTTCGAGTCATGACAGTGGTTCCAGTCCTTTCGCATTTTCTCCTCTTCTTTTGCTAATCTTTATTGTCTTTTCTTTCTTTCTTTTCCTTCTTTTTTCCCTCATGATGCATCTAATCAACGGTAGAGACAAACGCGATTTATGATAAAAACAATTAAAAAAAAAAAAACAAAAGTGATCAAACTCCATCATATCTCCAGAACCCAAAAAAAAAAAAAAAAAACCTACCATCATATCTGACAAGATTGATGAAAATAGTTAAAACTTGTTGAACAGGCATGGTAACAAAGTAAACCACATTAGGGCAGTGACACACAAATTAACCAAGTAAACTGCCAATGGTTGTTCAGCTTATTGTGAAAGACTGAAACTCTGAAAGGGAAGCTAACGCCGGGCATTTGAGAGTCTTGGCTCTTATAATCAAGAAAAATGCCAATGAAACCATTTATTATATTGAAGCTTTCTTGAGATCATCTTGTTACCGGTGGACTCCTTTATGCTCTAATTCCACAGAATCATCCATTGAACGATTATTAGACCTCTACTAAAAACTCTGATTTGCATTGAATGAGATATGATGTTGCTCATATATACATGGATAACTCTATCATTTACATGTCATGGAGACAATCAGGGACCGCAAGGGGATAGATGAAAACAGATTTGATACATCTCCGGTCACACTTACGTGAAAATCACCGGCCCCCATCAAAATCTCACTGCCTCTTTGCTAACGTCTTCTTCAATCCCCTTAAAATCTTCCCAAACCACATCAAATTCATGACAGCTAGCATTGGCGGCACCCCGAAAGCTAAAAATTGTCCAACTGCGTGCATTTGTTTAACCTGTTGCACAAGAGCATGTAGGATGGTTACATAAGTCGTGATACCATATTCTTATAGAATATAATCAGTTTACAAAGTTAACTTCTAATAGCTCTGTAACAACCCTAGAGCTTATCAAATGAATTAGCTGTAGCGTAGAAATCACCTGTTCATAATGCAGGTAGAGATGATAGAACAGAAACATGAACAGGAGGATCCTGGCAACCTGCACGTAAATGAAATATAAGCACGTCTAAGATCAAAGACAGGATGAAAGAGTCGGAAAAGATTTGTCAAAAGACCCTTATAAATTTGACACAGCAAAATATTAAAGAAAAAGGAAAAAATGGAAATTCTACAAATCTTATGAATAGATTTGACTCACCAGCCAAGCAATGAATATCACAACACCATTTATCATATATGTTTTAGTCCTTTTCATTCCAGCAGTGTCAAGATACCTTCAAAAGCCCACCACTAATAAGCACCAACAATGGAAACAGAATCAAATCAGTTAGGAATTCCATATTGTAAGGTATTTATACCATCTCAAATTGATGCCAGGGGTGGTTGTCTCAGAGATAAGAACCATGTAGGTATACAGTTGTCCTTCCCCGGTCAACATTGCATATGCTACGGATGTTATAGAAAGAAGATGATGAATCACCTATAAGATCAACATTATGACTATACATCAATATCAAGGTGAACTCACTTCATAAACTAGAAGCTTCACTGAGTTTGTGACTGCGCAGCACAGATATAGTTTCAAGCCAACTACAAACAATTCAAAAGGAATGCACTTACATATTCCAATCCACCTAGAGCAGGGTAGAACCAAATGATCATCCCAAGGTCAGACAGAAAGTACCCAACTGAAACCTGCCAAAATCACACGCAAGTTAAGTTGATACAGAAGGTGGCCAATCATCGTTGTAACCATGTAGGCTTTTCTGATGTCTTGTTCTACGAGTATTATGCGCTTAACCTTATCAATATGTGACTACAATAAGACTGCAATTTCTGCATTGGCTTTTACAACCTGCATTAACACCCCTCTCTATTGGAAAACAACTATGACCCTAAAATGAGACCACAATTTCTAAATTGGTTTCGAACATTCATTAAGAAACCCCCAATTGAAAGTACAAGCATACAGAAAGCATACAACAAGTTTCTGGGGGGTCACAGGTCCTGCTTAAACATGTCAATCTCCAAACTAAACAATCACACCGGGAAATAGAGCAGATACAAACATTTCAAACAGTCCTGAACATCATAAAAGAAAGGATCATTACCCCCAATACAAATGTAGACAATAGGGAACTCTGGAAAGTAACAATAGGCTTGTGTTGGTTGTCAGAGTAGTCGGAATAGAGATTCGACCAAAACACCAAGTACAATGACATAGCTGTGATAAAAATGGCATGAAGAGTTGATATAGCCCTGCACAAACAGTTCAACAAAAACACAAATACATGTGCCCGACATCAAAACTGCAAAAAAGGCAACAAACAAAGTACCTAATTAGAGCTAAAAAAAATGCACCTATTGTTCCACTCAATACGTTTCATTCTCGAAAGGCCAGAATAGCCCTTGAAGTAAGCAGCACTGAGCAGATGGTTAACATGATAAACCTGACCAAAAATTGAAAAATTCGAAAAAGGGTATTACAAATTCATGATCATTATGAGCTTTCCTTTGAAATAGAGCAGCAATGTGTTAGAGACAATACCAATTTGCAAGCCAAAATTCCAAAAAGCATAGACGTATAAGGAACAATATGGTCAGAGAGCAGGTATTTCTCAGCCAACATCTCATAGGATTTGATTGCCATTGAGAAACACCAATATCAGAGCATACCCTTTTTCCCAAACAGCTCAAATTTTCTGATAAAGGGGAGAAACCAAGAGCATTAGCGCAAAAGAATCGAGCTTTTGGGTTGTAAAAGGTGACGAGAAATCGAAAAATTCGTAAAGGGGTTTGAGAGAGGAAAAGAGGGTACCTGAAAGTGAGCAAGAAAGGAAGAAAGGAAGGGTGGAATAGGAGAGATTAGGCTTGGGGCGGAAGCAACCAGATAGATAGATGATAATCTTTGCGCACGCAACCTAACTTGTGAAACTTCCAGAACCCTGTTCATATTCCTTTCTCATTCATTCATTCATTCCTTTCTTATTTTTTTGTTTTTGTTTTGTCTTTATTTTTCTTCTCCAGAAATAATTATTAGAAAAAAAAAAAAATAGAAGAATATTGTCTAGCACATTCTTTGTCACATAATTGAGCAAATTGCATAGCCATTTTTCATTCAAGTATATATATTAAAGAGTTTGACATTGTAATATTGTTCGACTTCCCATCTTATTGAAAAAACATATCGAGTAACATTGTCTAAAAACTAAATTAGTGAAGACCTCGAACATAACACATGAAACCCAAATACTCGTTATCTTTACCTCCGAAAATTGTCTTTACTTTTACATGTCATTTTCTTATTAGCCGCCCAAACCTGACCGAAAAGCTTTTTCCGCAAATAATGTTTTTTCTTGTCTTAAACTAACTATGAAACTCTAAAATCAAAATGCCCAAGTGTGTTTTACATGAGTCCTGTTTTGACATGTATGATAGGATCACTGAACTACTAGAATTTGGTAATCTGAAATAAATCCAAGAAGAGGGACCTTTTTGGCTTTTTCTGGTAATAGCAGTCCCTTCATTATTGTTTGAATAAGATGAACACTAAGATTTGCATTTCAATTTCTTTTAAGCTAAAGAACAAGATCTGTTAAGGGGTTATATCTATCGTCATGGCTAGGAAAAAACAAAGCATCCAAGATAAGGTTGGGTTACTAGACAAAACTGTGATGCTGATTCTGTTATGCTCCTGTTCAAGAACGCTGTCTGCATATCCAAACTTTGAATGATGAAGTAACAATGCTTCTGTTGTTTCTATTTTCTCCTTCTGGCAACTTGGAAGGCAAACACATTGTTTTTACATCATTCATATAGTCCATATTGAAATAAAAGAGCAAAACGAACTCATATGATGATACAGATCCCAATTTCTAAGTGAAAGCAAGGATGTGATGAGCGAAATTAAATCAGAATTTGCAAATTTGCATTTATTTATTATTCGGGGGGCACCTGGGGAAATATTAAACTGACAACCCCACAACAGGGAAATACAAAGAAGAGACTTTTTTTTTCTCTAAAAACTGGCAACTCTTGGAGCACTTTACATGCCAAATACCTAAAAATGATATTTTACAGACTCAAATCTATGATACAGAAATCCAAAAATAAAGGCTCCTAAAGATATACGAATACTAATGTCTTCAGCTTCCTACAAAAAAGCAATTAACTTCAACTGTTCCTAACCTTGTTCTGATTAACCCCCTCCGAATTAGATGAGGATGATCATGTGGATGTCAAAACAGACTGGTCATTTTCAGCCTTTGCAGCCATGTCCTTGCAAAATGCCTTCTGTACATCGGCCTTGAGTTCCAAGAAACGCCTCTTCTTGTTTTTCTGCTCTTCAGGAGTGCCTTTCTCGAGAAAGTAATCACCCATACCGAGATCATCCAAGAACTTATCAAGCACTGCTGAGCAATGGGGGAAGAAGCGCCGACCCTTTTCCACTGCCATAACCATATGACATATAATCACAGAAAGCTCACCAGAATAATCAGGATACAAATTATGCAGTTTGCTAACCTAGTTCAGTTGCAGTGTTGCTGTCTACCTTTAGACTTCTTTTGTGTTTTTTGTTTGTTTTAGGTCTACCTTTACACTTAAAATGAAAGGGTTATCAAAAACTGTCCTGGG of the Fragaria vesca subsp. vesca linkage group LG6, FraVesHawaii_1.0, whole genome shotgun sequence genome contains:
- the LOC101291069 gene encoding transmembrane protein 56-B-like; amino-acid sequence: MAIKSYEMLAEKYLLSDHIVPYTSMLFGILACKLVYHVNHLLSAAYFKGYSGLSRMKRIEWNNRAISTLHAIFITAMSLYLVFWSNLYSDYSDNQHKPIVTFQSSLLSTFVLGVSVGYFLSDLGMIIWFYPALGGLEYVIHHLLSITSVAYAMLTGEGQLYTYMVLISETTTPGINLRWYLDTAGMKRTKTYMINGVVIFIAWLVARILLFMFLFYHLYLHYEQVKQMHAVGQFLAFGVPPMLAVMNLMWFGKILRGLKKTLAKRQ